A single Crateriforma conspicua DNA region contains:
- a CDS encoding potassium channel family protein has protein sequence MLVPIIVGIGLTIVTVAIHAVGTGFWIRNLFIHRDHFRARLGFVAVLNILARTAATLLVMHIIEVLVWATLYWWVQSEALINTFEDAMYFSAVTFTSLGYGDIVVQSHWRIAAGIQAMTGLLVFGWSTALLFAVVQRLIVIEELNLETLPKAAKSDQVQGASRRSVESSSRNVSDGRDLESAP, from the coding sequence ATGTTGGTCCCGATCATCGTCGGAATCGGATTGACGATCGTCACCGTCGCCATTCATGCGGTGGGGACAGGGTTTTGGATTCGAAATCTGTTCATACACCGTGACCATTTCCGCGCCCGACTTGGCTTCGTGGCGGTGTTGAATATTTTGGCTCGTACGGCGGCAACGCTGCTGGTGATGCACATCATCGAAGTCTTGGTGTGGGCAACGCTGTATTGGTGGGTACAGTCCGAGGCACTGATCAATACGTTCGAAGATGCGATGTACTTTTCCGCCGTCACATTCACGTCGCTCGGCTATGGGGATATCGTCGTACAATCCCACTGGCGTATCGCAGCCGGGATCCAGGCGATGACAGGTTTGTTGGTTTTCGGCTGGAGCACGGCACTGTTGTTTGCGGTGGTGCAGCGTTTGATCGTCATCGAAGAATTAAATCTGGAAACACTGCCCAAAGCGGCCAAGTCGGATCAGGTTCAAGGCGCATCCCGTCGGTCGGTGGAATCATCAAGCCGCAACGTCAGTGACGGCAGAGATCTTGAATCGGCCCCATAA
- a CDS encoding succinylglutamate desuccinylase/aspartoacylase family protein has product MLNNNFDQPLCIGPHRLMPGQRQTIDLPVGHLVTHQVLDLTVHVRRGENPGPRLLVTAAIHGDEINGTEAIRRLLNRRMRHLAGDLILIPVVNLPAFVNRSRYLPDRRDLNRLFPGSKNGSFGARLADLLTKEIATQCTHAIDLHTGAVNRPNLPQIRYSDDVPGAKELAEAFCAPVTIASSVREGSFRDVFGRQGMVQLMYEGGEAGILEPAPVQLAINGVLSVMRHLQMLPQPKRTETRGKTVFCEQTTWQRAPRGGLFLPSVNLGAFVEEGMILGKIGDPLGRQKTPIFATHSGVVIGRLRNGVIDEGDGIFHIGLTRREGAIAKSIQAAEADLDHGLDHPVFDEDVES; this is encoded by the coding sequence ATGCTGAACAACAACTTTGATCAACCACTGTGCATTGGCCCCCATCGTTTGATGCCGGGACAACGCCAAACGATCGACTTGCCAGTGGGTCATTTGGTCACCCACCAGGTCTTGGATCTGACCGTACACGTTCGCCGCGGCGAAAACCCGGGACCGCGATTGCTGGTCACGGCCGCCATCCACGGCGATGAAATCAACGGCACCGAAGCGATTCGGCGTTTGCTGAATCGACGCATGCGTCACTTGGCGGGCGACTTGATTTTGATCCCGGTCGTCAATTTGCCGGCCTTCGTCAATCGCAGTCGCTACCTGCCGGATCGACGTGATTTGAACCGTTTGTTCCCCGGATCAAAGAACGGTTCCTTTGGCGCCCGTTTGGCGGATCTTTTGACCAAAGAAATCGCCACCCAGTGCACTCACGCCATCGATCTGCACACCGGTGCGGTCAACCGTCCCAATCTGCCCCAAATCCGCTACAGCGACGATGTGCCGGGGGCCAAGGAACTGGCCGAAGCTTTTTGCGCGCCCGTGACGATCGCTTCTTCGGTTCGCGAGGGTTCCTTTCGTGACGTGTTCGGTCGCCAAGGCATGGTGCAACTGATGTACGAGGGCGGCGAAGCGGGCATCTTGGAACCGGCCCCCGTTCAGTTGGCCATCAATGGTGTGCTGTCGGTCATGCGTCATTTGCAAATGTTGCCGCAACCCAAACGCACCGAAACGCGTGGAAAAACCGTTTTCTGCGAACAAACCACTTGGCAACGTGCACCGCGGGGTGGACTGTTTTTGCCTTCGGTCAACCTGGGTGCCTTTGTCGAAGAGGGCATGATTCTTGGGAAGATCGGCGATCCGCTTGGACGCCAAAAAACACCCATCTTTGCCACGCATTCCGGCGTCGTCATCGGTCGATTGCGAAACGGCGTCATCGACGAAGGCGACGGGATCTTCCACATCGGGCTGACCCGCCGCGAGGGGGCGATCGCCAAAAGCATCCAGGCGGCCGAAGCCGACTTGGACCACGGACTGGATCATCCGGTGTTCGACGAAGACGTCGAATCTTAG